In Bacteroidota bacterium, one genomic interval encodes:
- a CDS encoding outer membrane beta-barrel protein produces the protein MRYLKSFSLPVSFLISLSCAGQIEKEFKPYQSVEVNLNNPIYFFQDNIYNFKNELSYGVGGQFSINEKVVKISLGAYYTSKNYSTTYPIDTNTSIKTIFHVDYLHIPFLVSFKVNPENEKNNFYITTGALLNFSGNFRSKTIYSDGNSTNKKLHFDARPGISNQFGIMYSRKLSEKLSIYIKENVEIKLRQDFNEIHSSHFSTIQEVNNNLTNERISIGTNVGISYAFR, from the coding sequence TTGAGATACTTAAAATCATTTTCATTACCTGTATCTTTTCTGATTTCACTTAGTTGTGCTGGTCAAATTGAAAAAGAATTTAAACCATATCAATCTGTTGAAGTTAATTTAAACAACCCGATTTATTTCTTTCAAGACAATATTTACAACTTTAAAAATGAGTTAAGTTATGGAGTCGGTGGACAATTTTCTATCAATGAAAAGGTTGTTAAAATCTCACTGGGTGCTTATTATACATCTAAGAATTATTCAACAACCTATCCGATTGACACAAACACAAGCATAAAAACAATCTTTCATGTTGATTATTTGCACATACCTTTTTTAGTGTCTTTCAAAGTAAATCCAGAAAACGAAAAAAACAATTTCTATATTACTACTGGAGCACTTCTTAATTTTTCTGGCAATTTCAGATCAAAAACCATTTATTCTGATGGGAATTCTACAAATAAGAAATTACATTTTGATGCCCGTCCTGGTATTTCTAACCAATTTGGGATTATGTATTCCAGAAAACTATCAGAAAAACTCAGCATCTATATAAAAGAGAATGTTGAAATAAAATTGCGACAAGATTTTAATGAAATTCACTCAAGTCATTTTTCAACGATCCAAGAGGTTAATAACAATCTGACGAATGAAAGAATATCCATTGGAACTAACGTAGGAATATCCTATGCTTTTAGATAA
- the bioD gene encoding dethiobiotin synthase: MRKIFVTGIGTDVGKTVVSSVLTEALKADYWKPVQTGSFFSTDTAKVQKWVTNPVSKFHPEGYLLKQYMSPHAAAELEGIDIDINQLNMPASTNDTLIMEGAGGLMVPLNRKEFMVDLIKKFDAEVVLVIQNYLGSINHSLLTIDVLKGRGVNILGIVFNGAPHQLSEDIIIDYSGLKVLGRINKEKDLNSEVISRYAKEFEYLK; the protein is encoded by the coding sequence ATGCGAAAGATATTTGTTACCGGGATTGGAACTGACGTTGGAAAAACCGTTGTTTCATCTGTACTCACGGAAGCTTTAAAAGCTGATTATTGGAAACCCGTTCAAACCGGAAGTTTCTTTTCTACCGACACTGCAAAAGTTCAAAAATGGGTCACGAACCCTGTCAGTAAATTTCATCCTGAGGGCTATTTGTTAAAACAGTACATGTCGCCACATGCGGCTGCTGAACTAGAAGGTATTGATATTGATATCAATCAATTGAATATGCCTGCATCAACAAATGATACCTTAATTATGGAAGGTGCTGGTGGATTGATGGTTCCACTGAATCGAAAAGAGTTTATGGTGGACTTGATTAAAAAGTTTGATGCCGAAGTGGTATTAGTCATCCAAAACTATTTAGGAAGTATCAATCACTCCTTACTTACAATAGATGTATTAAAAGGAAGAGGTGTAAACATTTTGGGAATCGTATTCAATGGTGCTCCTCACCAATTGTCAGAAGATATCATTATTGATTATAGCGGCTTGAAAGTGTTGGGCCGTATCAATAAAGAAAAAGATT
- a CDS encoding 8-amino-7-oxononanoate synthase, whose translation MKQSKFSADSSLFQSLQKRQEQNALRKLVVNDQLIDFCSNDYLGFARSKKLSKNISKACAKHEEPNGSGGSRLLAGNTSFAENLEAYVAKFHQASAGLIYNSGYDANVGLFSAIGQKGTTILYDELIHASVHDGMKMSAATTYAFRHNDLKHFEERLKIATGIIYVAVESVYSMDGDYAPLKEMAKLCKKYSANLIVDEAHATGITSNDGKGRVQELKLEKDVFARVHTFGKGLGCHGAIVLGSGLLRDYLINFSRAFIYTTSLPMRSLVAIHEAYSFLQTQEEEIKLLNKNIELFKSSISKHVRPFLIESSSPIQCIVIGGNDVVKKMAHQLQSKGFDVRPILNPTVPKGKERIRICLHSFNSEKEVKKLCSTVNGYFVK comes from the coding sequence TTGAAACAATCTAAGTTTTCAGCCGATTCCTCTTTATTTCAATCTCTTCAAAAACGGCAAGAGCAAAATGCGTTGCGTAAACTGGTTGTCAATGACCAGCTCATCGATTTTTGCAGCAACGATTATTTGGGTTTTGCACGTTCGAAAAAATTATCAAAAAATATATCTAAAGCTTGTGCCAAGCATGAAGAACCCAATGGTTCCGGTGGCTCTCGCTTATTAGCAGGCAATACTTCCTTTGCAGAAAATTTGGAAGCCTATGTCGCAAAGTTTCATCAAGCCTCTGCAGGTCTAATTTACAATTCAGGTTACGATGCCAATGTCGGTTTGTTTTCAGCAATCGGTCAAAAAGGTACAACCATTCTTTACGATGAGTTGATACATGCTTCGGTGCACGATGGAATGAAGATGTCGGCAGCTACAACATATGCCTTTCGGCACAACGATTTAAAACACTTCGAAGAACGTTTAAAAATTGCAACAGGTATTATTTATGTTGCGGTAGAGAGTGTATATTCGATGGATGGCGATTATGCTCCGCTGAAAGAAATGGCAAAGCTATGTAAAAAGTATTCTGCCAATTTAATAGTTGATGAAGCACATGCAACAGGCATTACAAGCAATGACGGAAAAGGAAGGGTGCAGGAATTGAAATTGGAAAAAGATGTGTTTGCCCGTGTGCATACGTTTGGAAAAGGATTAGGATGCCATGGAGCCATTGTATTAGGTAGCGGACTTTTGCGTGATTATCTGATTAATTTTTCACGTGCATTTATTTATACCACTTCATTGCCGATGCGAAGCCTTGTGGCAATTCACGAAGCATATTCGTTTTTGCAAACGCAGGAGGAGGAAATTAAATTGTTGAACAAGAATATAGAACTTTTTAAATCGTCCATTTCAAAGCATGTACGACCTTTTTTAATTGAAAGTAGCAGCCCCATTCAATGTATCGTAATAGGAGGAAACGATGTTGTGAAAAAAATGGCACATCAACTTCAAAGCAAAGGATTTGATGTTCGTCCTATTCTTAATCCCACTGTTCCTAAAGGAAAGGAGCGTATTCGAATTTGTTTGCATTCGTTTAATTCCGAAAAAGAGGTAAAAAAGCTTTGTTCAACGGTAAACGGATATTTTGTAAAGTAA
- a CDS encoding redoxin domain-containing protein: protein MKHLFKTLLVLSAFISSTTFAGNTPPTGCNIKIVSKGLKEGSMCLLACYYGDKNYIKDSAKANAKGEVIFTATEKYDQGIYLFVPPSKKYFDFVMDAEQNFTLETDTLDYIKHMKVKGSEENKYFYEYQSFMGVKQKQIEPLRDLYKKVKDNKDSAKIVGDQIAAIDKEVMDYKNNFIKAHPTTFVSKIFRAMEEPIVPEAPILANGRKDSTFGYRYYKSHFFDNIDFSDDRLLRTPIFHNKIKQYLDKLTPQTPDSINISTDLIIEKGRANEEVFKYLVNWITYTYESSKIMGMDAVFVHLVNRYHSKKQTPWIDSTQLYKVINRAYILEPLLIGKKAPAVVMQDTTGKEVALYNVKARYTVLLFWDENCGHCKKEMPKIVELYKKLKSKDVQIFAYETEDSPKLWKKFIKDNNLQFINGYQPDQYKRAVTKKIYDIYSTPVIYLLDENKIIKAKRIDAEQLGNLIEMFEKERLEKETKK from the coding sequence ATGAAACACCTTTTCAAAACGCTACTCGTACTTTCAGCATTCATCAGTTCAACCACTTTTGCGGGCAATACTCCTCCAACAGGATGCAACATTAAAATTGTTTCCAAAGGCCTCAAGGAAGGTTCCATGTGTTTATTGGCCTGCTATTATGGTGATAAAAACTATATCAAGGATTCTGCGAAAGCAAATGCGAAAGGAGAAGTAATTTTTACCGCCACTGAGAAATACGATCAAGGAATTTATTTATTTGTGCCTCCAAGCAAAAAGTACTTTGATTTTGTAATGGATGCAGAGCAAAACTTCACCCTCGAAACCGATACACTGGATTACATAAAACACATGAAAGTAAAAGGATCAGAAGAGAATAAATACTTTTATGAATACCAAAGTTTCATGGGGGTTAAACAAAAACAAATTGAACCCTTACGCGATTTGTATAAGAAGGTAAAAGACAACAAAGACTCCGCTAAAATTGTAGGCGATCAGATTGCTGCCATCGATAAGGAAGTAATGGACTACAAAAACAATTTCATTAAAGCCCACCCAACCACCTTCGTATCAAAAATATTCAGAGCGATGGAAGAACCGATTGTTCCGGAAGCACCGATCTTAGCCAATGGCAGAAAAGACAGTACGTTTGGTTACCGTTATTATAAATCACACTTTTTTGACAACATCGATTTTAGTGACGACCGCTTATTGCGCACCCCTATTTTTCACAACAAAATCAAACAGTATTTAGATAAACTCACGCCACAAACTCCGGATTCAATTAACATTTCAACCGACTTGATTATTGAAAAAGGAAGAGCCAATGAAGAAGTATTCAAATACCTGGTGAACTGGATTACCTATACCTACGAAAGTTCAAAAATAATGGGGATGGATGCCGTGTTTGTGCACCTCGTAAACCGTTACCATTCTAAAAAACAAACCCCTTGGATTGATTCTACCCAACTTTATAAAGTAATCAACAGAGCCTATATTCTAGAACCCTTACTAATTGGCAAAAAAGCTCCTGCTGTTGTGATGCAGGATACAACCGGAAAAGAGGTTGCTCTGTATAATGTAAAAGCACGGTATACTGTTTTATTATTCTGGGACGAAAACTGCGGACATTGCAAAAAGGAAATGCCGAAGATTGTGGAGCTGTACAAAAAATTAAAATCAAAAGATGTGCAGATCTTTGCTTATGAAACGGAAGACAGTCCTAAGCTTTGGAAAAAATTCATCAAAGACAATAACCTCCAGTTCATTAACGGTTATCAGCCCGATCAATACAAACGAGCCGTTACCAAAAAGATTTATGACATCTATAGCACACCGGTGATATACCTGTTGGATGAAAATAAAATCATCAAAGCGAAACGCATCGATGCCGAACAATTAGGCAACCTGATTGAAATGTTCGAAAAAGAACGCTTAGAGAAAGAGACGAAGAAATAA
- a CDS encoding peptide chain release factor 3 codes for MTIKEEIDRRRTFGIIAHPDAGKTTLTEKLLLFGGAIQTAGAVKSNKIKKHTTSDFMEIERQRGISVATSVMGFEYKGVKINLLDTPGHEDFAEDTYRTLTAVDSVVMLIDCAKGVEPQTRKLLEVCRMRSTPVIVFINKMDREGKDPFDLLEEIEKELRIDLRPLSWPISIGKTFKGVYNLYEKSLTLFNSGEKQTDENSVEIKDLNDGTLDKLIGEDYANTLRSDIELLEAGYPKFDVEEYSEAMVSPVFFGSAVNNFGVRELLDSFIEIAPRPKGRSTDVKEVHPDDKNFSGFVFKIHANLDPKHRDRIAFLRIVSGKFERNKNYYHVRENRNMKFSNPTAFMAQDKNIVDEAFPGDIIGLYDSSNFKIGDTLTEGEKMNFKGIPQFSPELFKYVVNADPMKTKQLNKGLEQLTDEGVAQLFTKRTDNRKVLGTVGALQFEVIQHRLKSEYSASCNFEHISLYKACWISSKDQKKLQEFIFDKAHHMATDKEERPVFLAESAWALQMAQEKNPEIRFHFISEFKEE; via the coding sequence ATGACAATTAAAGAAGAAATAGACAGACGCAGAACCTTTGGCATTATCGCCCATCCCGATGCAGGTAAAACTACATTGACCGAAAAACTCTTGCTTTTCGGAGGCGCTATCCAAACAGCAGGTGCTGTTAAGTCCAACAAAATTAAAAAGCATACCACCTCCGATTTTATGGAGATTGAACGTCAACGTGGAATCTCTGTTGCCACTTCCGTAATGGGGTTCGAATACAAAGGCGTTAAAATAAATTTGCTTGATACACCTGGCCACGAAGATTTTGCTGAAGACACCTACCGAACCCTTACCGCTGTAGATAGTGTTGTGATGCTCATCGATTGTGCCAAAGGGGTGGAACCTCAAACACGAAAATTATTAGAGGTTTGCCGTATGCGCAGCACTCCGGTGATTGTATTCATCAATAAAATGGACCGTGAAGGAAAAGATCCATTCGATTTGTTGGAAGAGATTGAAAAAGAATTACGCATCGACTTACGCCCTTTAAGTTGGCCCATCAGTATCGGGAAAACATTTAAAGGTGTTTATAATTTATACGAAAAGAGTTTAACACTTTTCAATTCCGGTGAAAAACAAACCGATGAAAATTCGGTAGAAATTAAAGATTTGAATGATGGCACCTTGGATAAGCTGATTGGAGAGGATTATGCCAACACACTTAGAAGCGACATCGAATTGTTAGAAGCGGGTTACCCGAAATTTGATGTGGAAGAATATTCTGAAGCAATGGTTTCACCTGTTTTCTTCGGAAGTGCCGTTAATAATTTCGGAGTGCGTGAGCTCTTAGACAGTTTTATTGAAATTGCTCCCCGCCCCAAAGGAAGATCAACCGATGTAAAAGAAGTACATCCGGATGATAAAAACTTTAGTGGCTTTGTATTTAAAATCCATGCGAACTTAGATCCCAAACACCGCGACCGAATTGCCTTTTTAAGAATTGTTTCTGGAAAGTTCGAACGCAACAAAAATTATTATCATGTTCGTGAAAACCGAAACATGAAATTCTCTAATCCTACGGCTTTTATGGCCCAGGATAAAAACATTGTTGATGAAGCATTTCCGGGAGACATTATCGGATTGTACGACTCCAGCAATTTTAAAATTGGAGATACCTTAACCGAAGGAGAAAAAATGAACTTCAAGGGGATCCCTCAATTTTCTCCCGAGTTGTTTAAATATGTGGTGAATGCCGACCCAATGAAAACCAAACAATTGAACAAAGGGTTAGAGCAATTGACAGATGAAGGTGTTGCGCAATTGTTTACAAAGAGAACTGACAACCGTAAAGTATTAGGTACCGTTGGAGCCTTGCAATTTGAGGTGATTCAACACCGCTTAAAAAGTGAATACTCTGCTTCATGTAACTTCGAGCATATTTCATTGTACAAGGCATGTTGGATCAGTAGTAAAGACCAGAAAAAATTACAGGAATTCATTTTTGACAAAGCACATCACATGGCTACTGATAAAGAAGAACGTCCGGTATTTTTAGCAGAATCCGCTTGGGCTTTACAAATGGCACAAGAGAAAAATCCAGAAATTAGATTCCACTTTATTTCAGAGTTTAAAGAGGAATAG
- a CDS encoding T9SS type A sorting domain-containing protein has translation MKNTITVLVTFAMLFALSAQSQWAQINIGADGYNSIYFTSKDTGYVAGENGEIQKTTNGGINWSYAHTGGQTIVEIQFPTIETGYALTQYGNLLFKTNDTGSTWSDVILPAGYYPGMYFSTANNGFVCGQTTSALACILKTTDGGINWSIQTFEANAEFVDLQMLSATTGYAAGFNFGTYNGIVYKTTDGGTSWIPHTISIFPDDLNLRDLSFTDSITGFVCGDFLDDTTFTNVGVVFKTTDGGINWVQSNIPSAINLRDIQMVSDSVGYIAGTLTGSTGAGISQILKTTDAGTTWTIENTGPPVYGISSLHFPDVNHGYALEQGGPLGNILKYDSNVNCFAYYSVSYDSITNIFTIAVDSTTAAQAVSYFWDFGDSTTSTLPNPTHIIYIDTAYNVCLKIYTATGDSCNYCHLLGKDHFSNIIRNPGYTINCVIPGISADIPSETLKLSDLHTYPNPTEGIFYVRGQFSEAIVKIYDITGREILKKAVTENHFQIDLSDESIGIYILELISKEGVSRMKIGKK, from the coding sequence ATGAAAAATACAATTACCGTTTTGGTCACTTTTGCAATGTTATTTGCGTTAAGCGCGCAGTCACAATGGGCGCAGATTAATATAGGTGCAGATGGATACAACTCCATTTATTTCACATCAAAGGACACCGGCTATGTTGCTGGTGAAAACGGAGAAATACAGAAAACAACAAATGGCGGTATTAACTGGAGTTATGCGCACACTGGCGGTCAGACAATTGTTGAAATTCAATTTCCTACTATAGAAACGGGTTATGCACTCACCCAATACGGTAACTTGTTATTTAAAACGAACGATACGGGTTCAACCTGGAGCGATGTGATTCTTCCTGCCGGCTATTATCCTGGAATGTATTTTTCAACTGCTAACAACGGATTTGTATGCGGTCAAACTACTAGTGCTCTGGCTTGTATTTTGAAAACAACTGATGGCGGGATCAACTGGTCTATTCAAACCTTTGAAGCAAATGCTGAGTTTGTGGACTTACAAATGTTAAGTGCAACAACAGGTTATGCTGCAGGATTCAATTTCGGAACCTACAATGGGATTGTTTATAAAACCACAGATGGAGGTACATCTTGGATTCCACATACTATCTCTATTTTTCCGGACGATTTGAACTTGCGTGATCTTTCCTTTACCGATAGTATTACAGGATTTGTCTGCGGAGATTTTCTTGACGATACGACTTTTACAAACGTTGGAGTTGTTTTCAAAACAACAGATGGAGGAATAAACTGGGTACAATCAAATATTCCTTCTGCAATCAATTTAAGAGACATTCAAATGGTAAGTGATAGTGTTGGTTATATTGCGGGTACATTAACGGGCTCGACTGGAGCAGGAATAAGCCAGATTTTAAAAACTACGGATGCAGGAACAACTTGGACTATCGAGAACACAGGTCCCCCTGTGTATGGCATTTCATCCTTGCATTTTCCAGATGTAAATCATGGATACGCGCTTGAACAAGGCGGACCACTTGGAAACATATTAAAATACGACAGCAATGTAAATTGTTTTGCATATTATTCAGTAAGCTACGATTCCATCACTAACATTTTTACGATTGCAGTCGATTCTACCACCGCTGCCCAAGCAGTAAGTTATTTCTGGGATTTCGGAGACAGCACCACTTCTACTCTTCCAAATCCAACTCATATTATCTACATTGATACAGCATATAATGTTTGTTTAAAAATTTATACAGCAACGGGTGACTCTTGCAATTACTGTCATCTTTTAGGAAAAGACCACTTCTCTAACATTATTCGGAATCCAGGCTATACAATCAACTGTGTAATTCCTGGTATTTCTGCAGATATTCCTTCAGAAACTTTAAAACTTAGCGACCTTCATACATACCCAAATCCTACAGAAGGAATATTTTATGTAAGAGGTCAATTCAGTGAAGCAATTGTGAAAATTTACGATATTACTGGCAGAGAAATTCTAAAAAAAGCTGTTACTGAAAATCACTTTCAAATAGATCTTTCAGATGAAAGCATAGGTATTTATATACTTGAGCTCATAAGCAAAGAAGGAGTTTCCAGAATGAAAATAGGAAAAAAATAA
- the trmD gene encoding tRNA (guanosine(37)-N1)-methyltransferase TrmD, which translates to MRIDIITVLPELIRSPFEHSILKRAIEKGLVEVNLINLRDYSTHKQKSVDDYAFGGGAGMVMSIEPIANCINALKAERTYDEIIYTSPDGELLNQKMSNHLSTFNNIMILCGHYKGVDQRVRDHFITKEISIGDYVLSGGELAAAVISDSIIRLIPGAISDETSALTDSFQDNLLAPPVYTRPADYNGMKVPEVLLSGHAANIDHWRHEESLKRTKERRPDLLK; encoded by the coding sequence ATGCGCATCGACATTATTACCGTTTTACCGGAATTGATAAGAAGTCCGTTTGAACACAGCATCTTAAAGCGAGCAATCGAGAAAGGCTTGGTGGAAGTGAATTTAATTAACCTTCGCGATTATTCTACTCATAAACAGAAGAGTGTGGATGATTATGCTTTTGGCGGTGGAGCCGGAATGGTGATGAGTATTGAGCCCATTGCTAACTGCATCAATGCATTAAAAGCAGAACGCACCTACGATGAGATTATTTATACTTCTCCCGATGGCGAATTGTTAAACCAAAAAATGTCTAATCACCTGTCTACGTTTAATAACATCATGATCCTATGTGGACATTATAAAGGTGTTGACCAAAGAGTACGCGACCATTTTATCACCAAAGAGATTTCAATTGGAGACTATGTTTTGTCAGGTGGAGAATTAGCGGCAGCCGTTATCAGTGATAGTATTATTCGTTTAATTCCCGGAGCCATTTCCGATGAAACCTCTGCATTAACAGATTCTTTTCAGGATAACCTTTTAGCGCCACCGGTGTACACCCGCCCGGCAGATTATAATGGAATGAAAGTTCCGGAGGTATTGTTATCCGGACATGCAGCCAATATTGACCACTGGCGACATGAAGAAAGCTTAAAACGAACCAAGGAAAGACGACCGGATTTGTTGAAGTAG
- the bioB gene encoding biotin synthase BioB, whose translation MTAIKHNWTVDEILDIYNMPLLDLVYKAQTIHREFNDASEVQVSSLLSIKTGGCAEDCSYCPQAARYNTGIEVHKLMTVNEVSEAADKAKEGGASRLCMGAAWREVRDNRDFDRVLEMVKTVNEKGLEVCCTLGMLTESQAQKLADAGLYAYNHNIDTSEESYKKIITTRNFDDRLNTIKNVRKAKVSVCSGGIIGLGETTEDRVKMLQTLSSMEVHPESVPINALVPVAGTPLEDQPLVPIWDMVRMIATTRIVIPKTVVRLSAGRTQMSLEGQALCFLAGANSIFAGDKLLTTPNPDFNSDMEMFKIFGLSPRKAFKGTTQPVSKIKAEKVETI comes from the coding sequence ATGACAGCAATCAAACATAACTGGACCGTTGACGAAATTCTGGATATTTACAATATGCCATTACTGGATTTGGTATACAAAGCACAAACCATTCACCGCGAATTTAACGATGCAAGTGAAGTACAGGTAAGTTCTCTTCTTTCGATCAAAACAGGTGGTTGTGCAGAGGATTGCAGTTATTGTCCACAAGCTGCTCGCTACAATACAGGTATTGAGGTTCATAAATTAATGACCGTAAATGAAGTAAGTGAAGCGGCAGATAAAGCAAAAGAAGGTGGAGCATCCCGTTTGTGTATGGGCGCTGCTTGGCGTGAAGTGCGTGATAATCGTGATTTTGATCGCGTATTGGAGATGGTGAAAACGGTAAACGAAAAAGGATTAGAAGTTTGTTGTACTTTGGGTATGTTAACAGAAAGCCAAGCTCAAAAACTTGCTGATGCAGGTTTGTATGCATACAATCACAATATTGATACCTCTGAAGAAAGCTATAAAAAAATCATCACCACCCGTAATTTTGATGATCGCTTAAATACCATTAAGAATGTTCGTAAAGCAAAAGTTTCTGTTTGCTCGGGAGGAATTATTGGTTTAGGAGAAACCACCGAAGACCGTGTGAAGATGTTACAAACACTTTCTTCCATGGAAGTGCATCCGGAATCGGTGCCTATTAATGCATTGGTTCCTGTTGCTGGAACACCTTTGGAAGATCAGCCATTGGTTCCAATTTGGGACATGGTGCGCATGATTGCTACAACACGTATTGTTATTCCAAAAACAGTAGTGCGTTTATCTGCAGGAAGAACACAAATGAGCTTGGAAGGACAAGCACTTTGTTTCTTGGCCGGTGCCAATTCCATTTTTGCAGGGGATAAATTGTTGACCACTCCAAATCCTGATTTTAATTCGGATATGGAAATGTTCAAGATATTTGGATTGAGCCCACGAAAAGCATTCAAAGGAACAACACAACCTGTGTCAAAAATCAAAGCAGAAAAAGTTGAAACAATCTAA
- a CDS encoding T9SS type A sorting domain-containing protein: protein MKKIYVLLSMFLLTGTFVKAQDTLLFEDFELTRFYDTLLIDCNATSTIPPGVAGDMNWYSMDSDGDTDGSGGSRPDGWFALQPFSVVDQYETVYGTIGAPDTNTVLGTNSWTTALMPQQNWLITSSVQLGSADTLFWKSAPRQTPRYLDGYEVRLSTTTNADNTSAFSHVLFNASQMTVLGTDTTFSTYTFAPTAASGAFVHGLDGTHIDFAGTSNSHQGQLRQFSVPLNAYANQAVYIAIIGNSADDNLVSIDDVMIRGTLYNSINENKNDLSLNLFPNPATDNVQVNYTLSSESMVTINLYDVTGKLVATVSKGEQPQGRHFAHINTSDLAKGFYTVNVVTSFGASTSKLIVR, encoded by the coding sequence ATGAAAAAAATTTACGTTTTATTATCTATGTTCCTGTTGACTGGAACGTTCGTAAAAGCGCAAGATACGTTGCTTTTTGAAGATTTCGAATTAACTCGTTTTTATGACACTTTATTAATTGACTGTAATGCTACATCAACAATCCCTCCGGGAGTTGCTGGTGACATGAACTGGTATTCAATGGACTCTGATGGAGATACTGATGGATCTGGTGGAAGCCGTCCTGATGGTTGGTTTGCTTTGCAACCATTTTCTGTGGTAGATCAATACGAAACTGTTTACGGAACAATTGGTGCTCCTGATACAAATACAGTTTTGGGAACGAACTCTTGGACTACAGCTTTAATGCCACAACAAAACTGGTTAATTACTAGCAGCGTTCAGTTAGGTTCTGCTGATACATTGTTCTGGAAATCAGCTCCACGTCAAACTCCACGTTATTTGGATGGTTACGAAGTACGTTTATCTACAACTACAAATGCAGATAATACTTCCGCTTTCTCTCACGTATTGTTCAATGCATCTCAAATGACTGTTTTGGGTACTGATACAACATTCAGCACGTATACATTCGCTCCAACTGCAGCTTCAGGTGCATTTGTTCATGGTTTAGATGGAACGCATATTGATTTTGCAGGTACAAGTAACTCTCACCAAGGTCAATTACGTCAGTTTTCAGTTCCTTTGAATGCATATGCTAACCAAGCGGTTTACATTGCAATTATTGGTAACTCTGCTGATGATAACTTAGTTTCTATCGATGACGTTATGATCCGTGGTACTTTGTACAACTCTATCAACGAGAACAAAAACGACTTATCTTTAAACTTATTCCCTAACCCAGCTACTGACAATGTTCAAGTAAACTACACATTGTCTTCTGAGTCAATGGTGACTATCAACTTGTACGATGTTACAGGTAAATTGGTAGCTACTGTATCAAAAGGTGAACAACCTCAAGGTCGTCACTTTGCACACATCAATACTTCTGACTTAGCTAAAGGTTTCTACACAGTTAACGTAGTAACTAGCTTCGGAGCAAGTACTTCTAAATTAATCGTAAGATAA
- the rplS gene encoding 50S ribosomal protein L19, whose amino-acid sequence MSTLLKFVEEQFAVKTNHPKFKAGDTVTVNYKIKEGEKERVQQYQGVVIQRKGAGATESFTVRKISNSVGVERVFPVNSPYIDSIEVNKVGVVRRARLFYLRELTGKAARIAEKKQ is encoded by the coding sequence ATGAGCACATTATTAAAATTCGTAGAAGAGCAATTCGCAGTAAAAACAAACCACCCGAAATTCAAAGCTGGTGATACCGTTACTGTAAACTATAAAATTAAAGAAGGCGAAAAAGAACGCGTTCAGCAATACCAAGGCGTTGTTATTCAACGTAAAGGTGCTGGTGCAACTGAATCTTTCACCGTACGTAAAATCAGCAACAGTGTTGGGGTTGAACGTGTATTCCCTGTTAACTCTCCATACATCGATAGTATCGAAGTAAACAAAGTGGGTGTTGTTCGCAGAGCTCGTTTGTTCTACTTACGCGAATTGACCGGTAAAGCTGCTCGTATCGCTGAGAAAAAACAATAG
- a CDS encoding redoxin domain-containing protein: MSNSKINIRYLFTFLFVLLYSHSAFSQHVPVLKITDLEKRIKNESDTTYIVNFWATWCAPCVKELPDFDSISKEYANTKIKVLLVTMDFKEELQAKVIPFIKTKKLYSEVVLLDEVNGNYFIPKISDAWSGALPATLIINQKKQINHFFEKKLTYEFLKSEIKLTQ; the protein is encoded by the coding sequence ATGTCGAACAGCAAAATAAACATCCGCTACCTTTTCACCTTTCTTTTTGTTCTGCTTTATAGCCATTCAGCCTTTTCGCAACACGTTCCGGTATTAAAAATCACCGACCTTGAAAAACGTATAAAAAACGAATCGGACACCACCTATATTGTTAACTTTTGGGCGACCTGGTGCGCGCCCTGTGTAAAAGAACTTCCTGATTTTGATAGCATCTCAAAAGAGTATGCCAATACAAAAATAAAAGTACTACTCGTTACAATGGATTTTAAAGAAGAGTTACAAGCCAAAGTAATTCCTTTCATCAAGACAAAAAAGCTTTATTCGGAAGTGGTCTTATTGGATGAGGTGAATGGAAACTATTTTATTCCAAAAATATCCGATGCATGGTCCGGAGCTTTACCAGCAACATTAATCATTAATCAGAAGAAACAAATCAATCACTTTTTTGAGAAAAAACTGACCTATGAATTTTTAAAATCCGAAATCAAGCTTACCCAATAA